Proteins from a single region of Diaphorobacter limosus:
- a CDS encoding HAD family phosphatase codes for MMFDAILFDCDGVLVDSEPITNGVLCQMLNEAGWPLPPEECMRLFIGKTVRSETARIEARTGRPLTDAWMAEFYARRNARLQAELVAIPNAVETVRAVHARLQGRIACASGADRQKVEMQLAQVGLAPLFAGRIFSGHEMPATKPAPDVYLAAAAALGVPPARCLVVEDTVTGVQAGVAAGATVVGFSPDGVGHGSPAALRAAGAQWVLSDMALLTKMI; via the coding sequence ATGATGTTTGACGCGATCTTGTTTGACTGTGACGGCGTGCTGGTGGACAGCGAGCCGATCACCAACGGCGTGCTGTGCCAGATGCTCAATGAGGCCGGCTGGCCGCTGCCGCCCGAGGAATGCATGCGCCTGTTCATAGGCAAGACCGTGCGCAGCGAGACGGCGCGCATCGAGGCCCGGACCGGCCGCCCGCTGACCGATGCCTGGATGGCCGAGTTCTACGCCCGCCGCAACGCGCGCCTGCAGGCCGAGCTGGTGGCCATTCCGAATGCCGTGGAGACCGTGCGCGCCGTGCATGCGCGGCTGCAGGGGCGTATTGCCTGCGCCTCGGGTGCCGATCGGCAGAAGGTGGAGATGCAGCTGGCACAGGTCGGCCTGGCGCCCCTGTTTGCCGGGCGCATCTTCAGCGGCCATGAAATGCCGGCCACCAAACCCGCGCCCGACGTCTATCTGGCCGCCGCCGCGGCCCTGGGCGTGCCGCCCGCGCGCTGCCTGGTGGTCGAGGACACGGTCACCGGCGTGCAGGCCGGGGTGGCCGCAGGCGCCACCGTGGTGGGCTTCAGCCCGGACGGCGTGGGCCACGGCTCGCCCGCTGCGCTGCGGGCTGCAGGGGCGCAGTGGGTGCTCAGCGACATGGCCTTGTTGACCAAAATGATTTAA
- a CDS encoding GGDEF domain-containing protein: protein MKAPDTMPPHHARSRAWLLLLLVALLLGGMAWGLSHVYQEREQRYRHQIEGSLQAVNQLQLRAVTDWRARRMAEAAALTQDSLFARAVAQWRGAPSSPQQAALRERLTILMEQVRYTAAYLVDAQGRLLLDAQGAVTGQLPEPEQQALQLALAQARPVVVELRRDPAFAFAFYGLIAPLFDGTRALGAVWLLVDARATLYPLLETWPNHSPTAESVLVQRSGDEVVSLSPLPLRGSESGALRLPLVQGGRDPMAMAATGVRGAFYAHDYRGQEVLAVASAVADSPWLLLSKVDVGDAFTDAQRREWLGLSLFVSLGLLSLGLVVLLWQWRAWRRERALKRELERNLRWLDNAQKAATVGYFTYETRSEAFVMSRMASAIFGLPDEGRMSLRQWMTMLHPDESVQTLRIHGQAMMERTPLRTQYRILRHGDRQERWVEVWGEYSQASENEPLLMTGTVQDITERKHTEQQLARYRVALEAQVRLDPLTQVANRLALHEAVTQEWSRAQREGQPLALVMIDVDHFKAYNDSYGHVAGDQCLQQVATAMSALLGRAGDLLARYGGEEFAVLLPGADAPAAMAVALRLQDAVRQLALPHRGSACCDSVTLSMGVTSLQAAHYPGADAAQALFQQADAALYTAKQTGRNRVVLFGADCMQALHS, encoded by the coding sequence ATGAAAGCGCCCGACACCATGCCGCCGCACCACGCGCGCTCGCGCGCATGGCTGCTGTTGCTGTTGGTGGCCCTGCTGCTGGGCGGCATGGCCTGGGGGCTGTCGCATGTCTACCAGGAGCGCGAGCAGCGCTACCGCCACCAGATCGAGGGGAGTCTGCAGGCTGTCAACCAGCTGCAGCTGCGCGCCGTCACCGACTGGCGTGCGCGGCGCATGGCCGAGGCTGCGGCGCTGACGCAGGACAGCCTGTTTGCCCGGGCCGTGGCGCAGTGGCGCGGCGCGCCGTCATCGCCCCAGCAGGCGGCGCTGCGCGAGCGCCTGACCATCCTCATGGAGCAGGTGCGCTACACCGCGGCCTACCTGGTCGATGCGCAGGGCCGGCTGCTGCTGGACGCCCAGGGCGCCGTCACCGGACAGCTGCCAGAGCCCGAGCAGCAGGCCCTGCAGCTGGCGCTGGCACAGGCCCGGCCGGTCGTCGTCGAGCTGCGCCGCGACCCGGCGTTTGCCTTTGCCTTCTACGGCCTGATCGCGCCCCTGTTCGATGGTACGCGTGCGCTGGGCGCCGTGTGGCTGCTGGTGGATGCGCGCGCCACCCTGTATCCGCTGCTGGAGACCTGGCCCAACCACAGCCCCACGGCCGAATCCGTGCTGGTGCAGCGCAGTGGCGACGAGGTGGTCTCGCTCAGCCCGCTGCCCCTGCGCGGCAGCGAGTCAGGGGCGCTGCGCCTGCCGTTGGTACAGGGCGGGCGCGACCCCATGGCCATGGCCGCCACCGGGGTGCGCGGCGCCTTCTACGCCCATGACTATCGTGGCCAGGAGGTGCTGGCCGTCGCCAGCGCCGTGGCCGACTCCCCCTGGCTGCTGCTCTCCAAGGTGGATGTGGGCGATGCCTTCACCGATGCCCAGCGCCGTGAATGGCTGGGCCTGAGCCTGTTTGTCAGCCTGGGTTTGCTGTCGCTGGGCCTGGTCGTGCTGCTGTGGCAGTGGCGCGCCTGGCGGCGCGAGCGTGCCTTGAAGCGCGAGCTCGAACGCAACCTGCGCTGGCTGGACAACGCGCAGAAGGCCGCCACCGTGGGTTATTTCACCTATGAGACACGCAGCGAGGCCTTTGTCATGTCGCGCATGGCCAGCGCCATCTTCGGCCTGCCCGACGAGGGCCGCATGAGCTTGCGCCAATGGATGACCATGCTGCACCCGGACGAGAGCGTGCAAACCCTGCGGATCCACGGCCAGGCCATGATGGAGCGCACGCCGCTGCGCACCCAGTACCGCATCCTGCGCCACGGTGACCGGCAGGAGCGCTGGGTGGAGGTCTGGGGGGAATACAGTCAGGCCTCGGAAAATGAACCGCTGCTCATGACCGGCACGGTGCAGGACATCACCGAGCGCAAGCACACCGAGCAGCAGCTGGCGCGCTACCGCGTGGCGCTGGAGGCGCAGGTGCGCCTGGACCCGCTGACCCAGGTGGCCAACCGCCTGGCGCTGCACGAGGCCGTGACCCAGGAGTGGAGCCGAGCCCAGCGCGAGGGCCAGCCGCTGGCGCTGGTGATGATCGACGTGGACCATTTCAAGGCCTACAACGACAGCTACGGCCATGTCGCGGGGGACCAATGCTTGCAGCAGGTGGCGACGGCCATGTCGGCCCTGCTGGGCCGCGCGGGCGACCTGCTGGCGCGCTATGGCGGCGAAGAGTTCGCCGTGCTGCTGCCCGGCGCTGATGCCCCCGCTGCCATGGCCGTCGCCCTGCGGTTGCAGGATGCCGTGCGCCAGCTGGCACTGCCGCACCGTGGCAGCGCCTGCTGCGACAGCGTGACCCTGAGCATGGGCGTGACCAGCCTGCAGGCGGCGCACTATCCGGGCGCCGATGCCGCGCAGGCCCTGTTCCAGCAGGCCGACGCCGCCCTGTACACGGCCAAGCAGACCGGGCGCAACCGCGTCGTGCTGTTTGGTGCAGACTGCATGCAGGCCCTGCATTCATAG
- a CDS encoding ABC transporter substrate-binding protein, with translation MPATALTRRSCLAQSAALCLGTWAAGPAQARSTRRAVVINMALEPDSLDPTMAAAAAVGEVTHYNVLEGLTRIEENGAVAPLLAESWSVDGTGRHYHLRLRQGVRFHDGAAFDAAAVRFSFERAVAPSATNKARKALFDNIASIGTPDAHSVALTLHHPDPQLLFRLGEGPAVMLHPATAAQAATRPVGTGPYQVAQWRRGHGIELAQAPMYRQAARLRMHQASFRFLHDPLAQNAALRSGEIDVAFNFATQTVRRFQDETGYQVLIGASTGKGLLALNQRRAPLNDVRVRRAITHAIDREGFIRSVLDGRGVAIGSHFSPADAGYLHLANMYPHDPERARALLKSAGVATPLRLTLALPPAPYAHEGGPVIAQDLARVGIVAELQRLSWEQWLNGPFKGQFDMTLINHVEPLDYRIYADPGYYFGYDSPAFRDLVQRHGAADNARERQLLWAELQRQLARDAVNAWIFAPQVGTVVRKGLRGTWMNYPIFVHDIAAMWWE, from the coding sequence ATGCCAGCAACTGCCCTTACCCGCCGCTCCTGCCTGGCCCAGTCGGCCGCGCTATGCCTGGGCACATGGGCCGCCGGCCCCGCCCAGGCCCGCTCCACCCGGCGCGCCGTGGTGATCAACATGGCACTGGAGCCCGACAGCCTGGACCCAACCATGGCCGCGGCGGCGGCCGTGGGCGAGGTGACGCATTACAACGTGCTGGAGGGTCTGACCCGCATCGAGGAAAACGGCGCGGTGGCGCCGCTGTTGGCCGAGTCCTGGAGCGTGGATGGCACGGGGCGGCATTACCACCTGCGCCTGCGCCAGGGCGTGCGCTTTCACGACGGCGCGGCCTTCGATGCAGCGGCCGTGCGGTTCAGCTTCGAGCGCGCCGTGGCCCCCAGCGCGACAAACAAGGCGCGCAAGGCCTTGTTCGACAACATTGCCAGCATCGGCACGCCGGACGCGCACAGCGTGGCCCTCACCTTGCACCACCCGGACCCGCAGTTGCTGTTCCGTCTGGGCGAGGGGCCGGCCGTGATGCTGCACCCGGCCACGGCGGCCCAGGCCGCCACCCGCCCCGTCGGCACCGGGCCCTACCAGGTGGCGCAGTGGCGCCGTGGCCACGGCATCGAGCTGGCCCAGGCGCCCATGTACCGCCAGGCGGCAAGGCTGCGCATGCACCAGGCCAGCTTTCGCTTTCTGCACGACCCCCTGGCGCAGAACGCCGCGCTGCGCTCCGGCGAGATCGACGTGGCGTTCAACTTCGCCACGCAGACCGTGCGTCGCTTCCAGGATGAAACCGGCTACCAGGTGCTGATAGGCGCCTCCACCGGCAAGGGCCTGCTGGCGCTGAACCAGCGGCGCGCACCGCTCAATGATGTGCGCGTGCGCCGCGCCATCACCCACGCCATCGACCGCGAGGGCTTCATACGCAGCGTGCTCGACGGCCGCGGCGTGGCCATTGGCAGCCACTTCAGCCCGGCGGATGCAGGGTATCTGCACCTGGCCAACATGTACCCCCATGACCCGGAGCGTGCCCGCGCCCTGCTCAAGAGCGCCGGCGTTGCCACGCCGCTGCGCCTGACCCTGGCCTTGCCGCCGGCGCCCTACGCGCACGAGGGCGGCCCGGTGATCGCGCAGGACCTGGCCCGCGTCGGCATCGTGGCCGAGCTGCAGCGCCTGTCCTGGGAGCAATGGCTGAACGGCCCGTTCAAGGGCCAGTTCGACATGACGCTGATCAACCATGTGGAGCCGCTGGACTACCGGATCTACGCCGACCCGGGCTACTACTTCGGCTATGACAGCCCGGCATTCCGCGACCTGGTGCAGCGCCATGGCGCCGCCGACAACGCACGCGAGCGCCAGTTGCTGTGGGCCGAGCTGCAGCGCCAGCTGGCGCGTGATGCCGTCAACGCCTGGATCTTCGCGCCCCAGGTGGGCACCGTGGTGCGCAAGGGGCTGCGCGGCACCTGGATGAACTACCCCATCTTCGTGCACGACATTGCTGCCATGTGGTGGGAGTAG
- a CDS encoding YchJ family protein — protein MPAASALPACPCGRTDSRRRALPYAQCCGRYIDHFAQCPAPDAESLMRSRYTAFVREDAAYLLATWQAAHRPARLDFEPGTRWLGLQVRAHLPLDETHAEVEFVARQRDATGRAHRLHERSRFLREQGRWYYVDGKLI, from the coding sequence ATGCCTGCCGCCAGCGCACTGCCCGCCTGCCCCTGCGGCCGCACCGACAGCCGCCGGCGTGCGCTGCCGTATGCGCAATGCTGCGGCCGCTATATCGACCATTTCGCGCAATGCCCGGCGCCCGATGCCGAGAGCCTGATGCGCTCGCGCTACACGGCCTTCGTGCGTGAGGACGCGGCCTACCTGCTGGCCACCTGGCAGGCCGCGCACCGGCCGGCGCGGCTCGACTTCGAGCCTGGTACGCGCTGGCTGGGCCTGCAGGTGCGCGCCCATCTGCCGCTGGACGAGACGCATGCCGAGGTCGAGTTCGTCGCCCGCCAGCGCGACGCCACGGGCCGGGCACACCGCCTGCACGAGCGCAGCCGCTTCCTGCGCGAGCAGGGGCGCTGGTACTACGTAGATGGAAAACTTATATAA
- a CDS encoding acyl-CoA dehydrogenase family protein has product MLLTQDQEMIRDAVRAFAQEELWPHAARWDKEHHFPRDAHQGLAALGAYGICVPEDLGGAGLDYLSLALVLEEIAAGDGGTSTAISVTNCPVNAILMRYGNARQQRDWLAPLARGEMLGAFCLTEPHVGSDASALRTTAVRQGDEYVINGVKQFITSGKNGQVAIVIAVTDKGAGKKGMSAFIVPTSTSGYVVARLEDKLGQHSSDTAQINFDDCRIPADNLIGAEGEGYKIALGALEGGRIGIAAQSVGMARSAFEFALQYAKERESFGQSIFNHQAVGHRLADCATQIEAARQLIWHAAALRDAGRPCLKEAAMAKLFASEMAERVCSAAIQTLGGYGVVSDFPVERIYRDVRVCQIYEGTSDVQKIIIQRALA; this is encoded by the coding sequence ATGCTGCTGACCCAAGACCAGGAAATGATCCGCGACGCTGTGCGTGCGTTCGCCCAGGAAGAGCTCTGGCCCCACGCCGCGCGCTGGGACAAGGAGCACCACTTTCCGCGCGACGCGCACCAGGGCCTGGCCGCCTTGGGCGCGTATGGCATCTGCGTGCCCGAGGATCTCGGCGGCGCCGGGCTGGACTACCTGTCGCTGGCCCTGGTGCTGGAAGAAATCGCCGCCGGCGATGGCGGCACCAGCACCGCCATCAGCGTCACCAACTGCCCGGTCAACGCCATCCTCATGCGCTACGGCAATGCGCGGCAACAGCGCGACTGGCTTGCCCCCCTGGCGCGCGGCGAGATGCTGGGCGCGTTCTGCCTGACCGAGCCGCATGTGGGCTCGGACGCCTCCGCGCTGCGCACCACGGCGGTGAGGCAGGGCGACGAATACGTCATCAACGGCGTCAAGCAGTTCATCACCAGCGGCAAGAACGGCCAGGTGGCCATCGTCATCGCCGTCACCGACAAGGGCGCGGGCAAGAAGGGCATGAGCGCCTTCATCGTGCCCACCAGCACGTCCGGCTATGTGGTGGCGCGGCTGGAGGACAAGCTGGGCCAGCACAGCAGCGACACGGCGCAGATCAACTTCGACGACTGCCGCATCCCGGCGGACAACCTGATCGGCGCCGAGGGCGAGGGCTACAAGATCGCCCTGGGCGCGCTGGAGGGTGGGCGCATAGGCATCGCCGCGCAAAGCGTGGGCATGGCGCGTAGCGCCTTTGAATTCGCCCTGCAATACGCCAAGGAGCGCGAGAGCTTCGGCCAGTCCATCTTCAACCACCAGGCCGTGGGCCATCGCCTGGCCGACTGCGCCACGCAGATCGAGGCCGCACGCCAGCTCATCTGGCACGCCGCCGCCCTGCGCGACGCGGGCCGCCCCTGCCTGAAGGAGGCGGCGATGGCCAAGCTGTTCGCCAGCGAGATGGCGGAACGCGTGTGCAGCGCCGCCATACAGACGCTGGGCGGCTACGGCGTGGTGAGCGACTTCCCTGTGGAGCGTATCTACCGCGACGTGCGCGTGTGCCAGATCTACGAGGGCACGAGCGACGTGCAGAAGATCATCATCCAGCGCGCGCTGGCCTGA
- a CDS encoding acetyl-CoA C-acyltransferase, whose protein sequence is MSQHQDPVVIVSAARTPMGGFMSDFADLAAHDLGGVAIKAAVERAGIAPALVEEVLFGNCLMAGQGQAPARQALFKGGLPQSTGAVTLSKMCGAGMEATILAHDQLIAGSREVMVSGGMESMSGAPYLLKKGRGGYRMGHDKVFDHMMLDGLEDAYEPGRSMGTFGEDCAAKYQFTREQQDAFAIASVTRAQEAARSGAFDAEIAPVTLKTRKGEVTVSVDEGPAKARLDKIASLKPAFRKDGTITAASSSSINDGAAAMVLMRASTAQRLGCKPLARIVGHATHAQAPEWFSTAPVGATEKLLKKIGWQVGDVDLWEINEAFAVVPMALMADLKIPHDKVNVNGGACALGHPIGASGARILVTLVHALKARGLQRGLATLCIGGGEATAMAIELI, encoded by the coding sequence ATGAGCCAACACCAAGACCCCGTCGTCATCGTCAGCGCCGCGCGCACGCCCATGGGCGGCTTCATGAGCGACTTCGCCGACCTGGCCGCGCATGACCTGGGCGGCGTCGCCATCAAGGCCGCCGTTGAGCGCGCCGGTATTGCGCCCGCGCTGGTCGAGGAGGTGCTGTTCGGCAACTGCCTGATGGCCGGCCAGGGCCAGGCGCCGGCGCGCCAGGCGCTTTTCAAGGGCGGGCTGCCGCAAAGCACGGGCGCGGTGACCCTGTCCAAGATGTGCGGCGCCGGCATGGAGGCCACCATCCTGGCCCATGACCAGCTGATCGCCGGCAGCCGCGAGGTGATGGTCTCCGGCGGCATGGAGAGCATGAGCGGCGCACCCTACCTGCTGAAGAAGGGCCGCGGCGGCTACCGCATGGGCCACGACAAGGTGTTCGACCACATGATGCTCGACGGCCTGGAAGACGCCTACGAGCCCGGCCGCTCCATGGGCACCTTTGGCGAGGATTGCGCCGCCAAGTACCAGTTCACGCGCGAGCAGCAGGACGCCTTTGCCATCGCCAGCGTCACGCGCGCACAGGAGGCCGCCAGGAGCGGCGCCTTCGACGCCGAGATTGCCCCGGTTACGCTCAAGACGCGCAAGGGCGAGGTCACGGTCAGCGTGGACGAAGGCCCGGCCAAGGCCCGCCTGGACAAGATCGCCAGCCTCAAGCCCGCCTTCAGGAAGGACGGCACCATCACCGCAGCGTCCAGCTCCAGCATCAACGATGGCGCCGCCGCCATGGTGCTGATGCGCGCGTCCACCGCCCAGCGGCTGGGCTGCAAGCCGCTGGCGCGTATCGTCGGCCATGCCACCCATGCCCAGGCGCCGGAATGGTTCAGCACCGCCCCGGTGGGTGCGACCGAGAAGCTGCTGAAGAAAATCGGCTGGCAGGTGGGCGACGTGGATCTGTGGGAGATCAACGAGGCCTTCGCCGTCGTGCCCATGGCCCTGATGGCGGATCTGAAGATTCCCCACGACAAGGTCAACGTCAACGGCGGCGCCTGCGCGCTGGGTCACCCCATAGGCGCCAGCGGCGCGCGCATTTTGGTCACGCTGGTGCATGCGCTCAAGGCCCGCGGCCTGCAGCGCGGCCTGGCCACGCTGTGCATAGGCGGCGGCGAGGCCACGGCCATGGCCATCGAGCTGATCTGA
- the aceK gene encoding bifunctional isocitrate dehydrogenase kinase/phosphatase → MFPQRLDAPQAFDIAKAMLDGFNRHYRLFRAESARAKHRFETADWHGQQRAQRERIEFYDLRVKECVRRLDKEFNAGALPMVVWHQVKLHYIGLMVNHLRPELAETFFNSVTTKILHRTHFHNDFIFVWPAVSTEYIESEDPGARPTYRAYYPAGDGLHQAVADIIEQFALQRPFADLRRDVDCVVRAMQQQLGAAKLRSNFQIQVLTSLFFRNKGAYVVGKLINGFTELPFALPILHGEQGTLVIDAALFGENDLQMLFSFARAYFMVDMEIPSAYVQFLATLMPRKRRAELYISLGLAKQGKTLFYRDFLHHLRYSSDQFRIAPGIKGMVMLVFDLPSFPYVFKLIKDHFPAPKDTTREQVKAKYLLVKQHDRVGRMADTLEYSLVAFPRDRFSDELIAEIQKHAPSQLEISDRDGDGRQEVIISHLYIERRMIPLNIHLQECLDAGLDEPESASALEHAVLEYGNAIKDLVAANIFPGDMLWKNFGMTRNGKVVFYDYDEIEYLTDCNFRRVPAPRCEEDELSGEIWWPVRPHDVFPETFGPFLLGNDAVRAAFMRHHADLLDVDFWQSHKERIQAGHVYDVFPYDSTRRFGGVPLPTQPPGDIT, encoded by the coding sequence ATGTTTCCGCAGCGGCTGGACGCCCCGCAGGCCTTTGACATCGCCAAGGCGATGCTGGACGGCTTCAACCGCCACTACCGTCTGTTCCGTGCCGAATCGGCGCGCGCCAAGCACCGTTTCGAGACGGCGGACTGGCACGGCCAGCAGCGCGCGCAGCGCGAGCGCATAGAGTTCTACGACCTGCGCGTGAAGGAATGTGTGCGCCGGCTGGACAAGGAGTTCAACGCCGGCGCCCTGCCCATGGTCGTGTGGCACCAGGTCAAGCTGCACTACATCGGCCTGATGGTGAACCACCTGCGCCCCGAGCTGGCCGAGACCTTCTTCAACTCGGTCACCACCAAGATCCTGCACCGCACCCATTTCCACAACGACTTCATCTTTGTCTGGCCTGCCGTCAGCACCGAGTACATAGAAAGCGAAGACCCCGGCGCGCGCCCCACCTACCGCGCCTACTACCCGGCGGGCGATGGCCTGCACCAGGCGGTGGCCGACATCATCGAGCAGTTTGCGCTGCAGCGCCCGTTTGCCGACCTGCGGCGCGACGTGGACTGCGTGGTGCGCGCCATGCAGCAGCAGCTGGGCGCCGCCAAGCTGCGCAGCAATTTCCAGATCCAGGTGCTGACCAGCCTGTTCTTTCGCAACAAGGGCGCCTACGTGGTGGGCAAGCTGATCAACGGCTTCACCGAGCTGCCGTTCGCGCTGCCCATATTGCATGGCGAGCAGGGCACGCTGGTGATCGATGCCGCGCTGTTCGGCGAGAACGATTTGCAGATGCTGTTCAGTTTTGCGCGCGCCTACTTCATGGTGGACATGGAGATTCCCAGCGCCTACGTGCAGTTCCTGGCCACGCTGATGCCGCGCAAGCGCCGGGCCGAGCTCTACATCTCGCTGGGCCTGGCCAAGCAGGGCAAGACGCTGTTTTATCGCGACTTCCTGCACCATCTGCGCTATTCCAGCGACCAGTTCCGCATTGCGCCCGGCATCAAGGGCATGGTGATGCTGGTCTTCGACCTGCCGAGCTTTCCCTATGTGTTCAAGCTCATCAAGGATCATTTCCCGGCGCCCAAAGACACAACGCGTGAGCAGGTCAAGGCCAAATATCTGCTGGTCAAGCAGCATGACCGCGTGGGCCGCATGGCCGACACGCTGGAATACAGTCTGGTGGCCTTTCCGCGCGACCGCTTCAGCGATGAGCTGATCGCGGAAATTCAAAAGCATGCGCCCAGCCAGTTGGAGATCAGCGACCGCGATGGTGACGGGCGCCAGGAGGTCATCATCTCCCACCTGTACATAGAGCGGCGCATGATCCCGCTGAACATCCACCTGCAGGAATGCCTGGATGCCGGCCTGGACGAACCCGAGTCAGCCAGCGCGCTGGAGCATGCCGTGCTCGAATACGGCAACGCCATCAAGGATCTGGTGGCCGCCAACATCTTCCCCGGCGACATGCTGTGGAAGAACTTCGGCATGACGCGCAACGGCAAGGTGGTGTTCTACGACTACGACGAGATCGAATACCTCACCGACTGCAACTTCCGCCGCGTGCCCGCACCACGCTGCGAGGAGGACGAGCTGTCGGGCGAAATCTGGTGGCCGGTGCGCCCGCACGATGTCTTCCCCGAAACCTTCGGCCCCTTCCTGCTCGGCAACGACGCCGTGCGTGCCGCCTTTATGCGCCACCATGCGGATCTGCTGGACGTGGATTTCTGGCAGTCGCACAAAGAGCGCATACAGGCCGGCCATGTCTATGACGTGTTTCCCTACGACAGCACGCGGCGCTTTGGCGGCGTGCCGTTACCAACCCAACCCCCAGGAGATATCACATGA
- the can gene encoding carbonate dehydratase, giving the protein MPSSSINDLFEHNRAWAARMEREKPGFFTGLMAQQKPRYMWIGCSDSRVPANQITGLEPGEVFVHRNVANVVVPTDLNCLSTIQYAVDQLKVEHLMVVGHYGCGGVLAALEDVRVGLADNWIRHVKDVRDKHAALLDGIDLQWRHDALCELNAIEQVLNIAHSTVMQDAWARGQKVQIHGWCYGLRNGLITNLHMTVPGVGGLHEVHQAAVEQVAQRARQ; this is encoded by the coding sequence ATGCCCAGCAGCTCCATCAACGACCTCTTTGAGCACAACCGCGCCTGGGCGGCGCGGATGGAGCGCGAAAAACCCGGCTTTTTCACCGGCCTGATGGCGCAGCAGAAGCCGCGCTACATGTGGATAGGCTGCTCCGACAGCCGGGTGCCGGCCAACCAGATCACGGGCCTGGAGCCGGGCGAGGTGTTCGTGCACCGTAACGTCGCCAACGTGGTTGTGCCGACCGACCTCAATTGCCTGTCCACCATCCAGTACGCGGTCGATCAGCTGAAGGTGGAGCACCTGATGGTCGTTGGCCACTACGGCTGCGGCGGCGTGCTGGCGGCGCTGGAGGATGTGCGCGTGGGCCTGGCGGACAACTGGATCCGCCATGTAAAGGATGTGCGCGACAAGCATGCCGCGCTGCTGGACGGCATCGACCTGCAATGGCGCCACGACGCGCTGTGCGAGCTCAACGCCATCGAGCAGGTGCTGAACATCGCCCATTCGACGGTGATGCAGGATGCCTGGGCGCGCGGCCAGAAGGTGCAGATCCACGGCTGGTGCTATGGCCTGCGCAATGGCCTGATCACCAATCTGCACATGACCGTGCCCGGCGTGGGCGGTCTGCACGAGGTGCACCAGGCCGCCGTGGAGCAGGTGGCGCAGCGCGCGCGCCAATAG
- a CDS encoding isovaleryl-CoA dehydrogenase: MSIATQLPGLNFQLGEDIDALRDAVREFAQSEIAPRAAEIDRNDQFPMDLWRKFGDLGVLGITVPEEFGGANMGYLAHMVAMEEISRASASVGLSYGAHSNLCVNQINRNGNPAQKAKYLPKLISGEHVGALAMSEPGAGSDVISMKLKAEDKGGYYLLNGSKMWITNGPDADTLVVYAKTEPELGARGVTAFLIEKGMKGFSIAQKLDKLGMRGSHTGELVFQDVEVPAENVLGMVNGGAKVLMSGLDYERAVLTGGPLGIMQSVMDNVVPYIHDRKQFGQSIGEFQLIQGKVADMYTVLQAGRSFAYTVAKNLDMLGAEHVRQVRKDCASVILWTAEKATWMAGEGVQIFGGNGYINEYPLGRLWRDAKLYEIGAGTSEIRRMLIGRELFAETC, translated from the coding sequence ATGAGCATTGCCACCCAGTTGCCAGGCCTGAATTTTCAGTTGGGCGAAGACATTGACGCATTGCGCGATGCCGTGCGCGAGTTTGCCCAGTCCGAGATCGCGCCACGCGCGGCGGAGATCGATCGCAATGACCAGTTTCCCATGGATCTCTGGCGCAAGTTCGGTGACCTGGGGGTGCTCGGCATCACCGTGCCTGAGGAATTTGGCGGCGCCAACATGGGCTATCTGGCGCACATGGTGGCCATGGAAGAGATTTCGCGCGCCAGTGCATCCGTGGGCCTGTCCTATGGCGCGCACAGCAATCTCTGCGTGAACCAGATCAACCGCAACGGCAACCCGGCGCAAAAGGCCAAGTACCTGCCCAAGCTGATCAGCGGTGAGCATGTGGGCGCCCTGGCCATGAGCGAGCCGGGCGCCGGCTCCGACGTCATCAGCATGAAGCTCAAGGCCGAGGACAAGGGCGGTTACTACCTGCTCAACGGCAGCAAGATGTGGATCACCAACGGCCCGGACGCCGACACCCTGGTGGTCTATGCCAAGACCGAGCCCGAGCTGGGCGCACGCGGCGTCACGGCCTTTCTGATTGAAAAGGGCATGAAGGGCTTTTCGATTGCGCAAAAGCTCGACAAGCTGGGCATGCGCGGCAGCCATACGGGCGAGCTGGTGTTCCAGGATGTGGAGGTTCCGGCGGAGAACGTGTTGGGCATGGTCAACGGCGGCGCCAAGGTGCTGATGAGTGGACTGGATTACGAGCGCGCCGTGCTCACCGGCGGGCCGCTCGGCATCATGCAGTCAGTGATGGACAACGTCGTGCCCTACATCCACGACCGCAAGCAGTTTGGCCAGAGCATTGGCGAGTTCCAGCTTATCCAGGGCAAGGTGGCCGATATGTACACCGTGCTGCAGGCTGGGCGGTCGTTCGCCTACACCGTGGCCAAAAATCTGGACATGCTGGGTGCCGAGCATGTGCGCCAGGTGCGCAAGGACTGCGCCAGCGTGATCCTGTGGACGGCCGAGAAGGCTACCTGGATGGCGGGCGAGGGGGTGCAGATTTTTGGTGGTAATGGCTATATCAACGAGTACCCGCTGGGCCGCCTGTGGCGTGATGCCAAGCTGTACGAGATCGGCGCCGGTACCAGCGAGATCCGCCGCATGCTGATAGGCCGTGAGCTGTTCGCCGAAACTTGCTAA